Within the Haloarcula rubripromontorii genome, the region CGGTCGAGCGAACGTCCACACCGAGGGAGGGTTCCTCCACGACAGACAGCACGTGAACGGTCGTATCGAGAGCCGATGCAAGGGCAAGGCCATGCTCGGCAGCATGAGCTGCACCGTCGCTCCCATCTGTCGGTAAGAGGATATTCTCGTAGGGGAACGCCAGTTGCTCGTCTGGCTGCATCCGCACCGTCAGGACGGGAACGGAACACAGACGCACGACCTTCTCAGTGACACTTCCAAGAAGGTATCGAGAAATCCCTTCACGGCCGTGCGTCGGCATCACGACGAGGTCGTGGTCGTATCGCTCCGCGTACTCGGCGATGGTCGGCGCTGGATTCCCCTGGACGACATCAGACTCGTAGTCCGCTCCGAGGGTCTGTAGTGTCTTTTCTGCTTCCTTGACGATGTCCTCACCCTCTTGGACGAGTGCGTCAACGACCTGGGATTCAACGACAGTAACGCTATCACGTGCCGTATCAGCTACAAAGAGGACGTGGATGGTAGCGTCGGCCCAGTGGGCGATCTCGGCAGCATGATATAGTGCCTCCGCAGCCCCATCACTACCATCGAACGGGAGCAAAATGTCCTCATACATGTGTCTCGGTAGTAGCTACGGGAATCACCCACAAGTGGTTTGTCACCCACCAGATTCCGACTCACGAACCCACATCACCGGAACTGGTGACGTTCGAACGATTTTCGCGCTCACGCCACCCATCATGTACCGACTGAAATCGGTCTCGCCGTGCGTGCCCAGAATAGCGAGATCGATTTCGTTTGCTTCCATGTAGTTCCGGATTTCCTTCGACGGAACCCCGACTTCGATCTCGCTCTTGATGGTTTCGAGTGACGCCGCCTCTGCGGTCTCAGTGGCTGTTGTCATGATTTCGTTCGCCCGTTCCGTCAACTCTCCCTCTTTCAGGATAGATCGAGCATCAGGGCCCAAGCTCCCCGTCTCGACGACGTGAAACAGGTGTAGCGCTGCACCGGTCGCTTTCGCCACGGCGATTCCCTCGCTCAATGCGAGTTCGGCACCGCGGCTTCCGTCCGTTGGAACGAGGACGTTCTGGCATGGATAGGTGAGTGGACGTTCTCTGTCGGGGTTGACCGCAACCACGGGCAGTTCAGCTGTGTTGATGACCCGTTCTGTAACGCTTCCAAGGAGGAATCGCTCGAGTCCACGACGCCCGTGTGTGGGCATGACGATCAGGTCGATATCTGATTGGTCGCCATACTCGACGATCGACGTAGAGGGATCGCCTTGGCGTACCTCCGAGACGACGGAGACACCCTGTTCGGTCGCGCGCTTTGCTGCGTCCGCAACGATCTGTTCTCCTTCTTGCTCCAGCACGTCGATGACCTCCTCTCGTATCCGGGTGAGGCTGCCCTGACTCGTGTCTGCAACGTTGAGGATGTGGATCGTCGCCTCGTGTTCGTATGCAATCTGGAGTGCATAGTCGAGGACAGACTCTGCCGGCTCGCTTCCGTCCGTTGGAAACAGGATTTGATCGTACATGGTGGTGTATCGGAATGAACGAGCGGGCGCTACGTCCCCTCGGTGCTGATGTCTAACGTTCCCTCTTCCGGTGTCTGAGCTTCACGCCACCAGACCAACTCGAACTCGATACTCTGTTTTGCCTCGGTGTCGCCCTCAGACCAGTCCGACTCGCCTTCCAGTTTGAACGTCACTGGATTCGTGGGATTCAACCGTACCTGTTGACCCCCGAGCTCGAGTGTCACATCTCCGCCGGCGTCGAGTTGATCAGCTAATTCACGGAGGTGCGATGCGATTTCTGACCGCGTTTTCTCGGCTTCGGTTTCGAGCTCTCCCATACCGATGGATACGCGAGACGTCCCGATAAGCGACGGGGCGCATTCTCGACCCGGGGAAACCACGTACCCATCATAAACTGTGGATGACGACGAGTCTCGGTCACTTAGTTGAGGTGTGATTCGACAGCGACCCGAAGGCACAGGTACACGAAGCGATGTCACGACCGTAGGTACGAGGGAGGGAGAACGCTTCGTTGCTACTCACTCGACGGCTCAGTATCGGTTTCATCGACGGGTTGTGGACCCCCACCAGTTTGTGCCTCTTGTGCGTCCCCCCACCCGCCCGCATCGATTACTGCGAAGAGTTTGCGCCAGTTCTCGTCGTCTTCGCTCTCCGGGAGCTGGTCACGGAGTTGTTGTAGGTCGGACGGCGGAACGAGCGTACTCACGAGGTCCACGATGACTTGCGCGTGGTAAGCTGCCTCCGGTCGATCCGCCCCCTCAATCTCGCTGACGCGCGTGACGAACTCTTTCCAGTCGAATCGCTGGCCGTGCTCGTGGACCGCCCCGGTCAGGTACCACTTGATCTCCATCGGGAGCGAAGCGGCCAAATCCTCGGCGTTTCCCTCGGGGATCCGTTGACCCAGCGTCATCAGCGTCGCTCGGATCGCTCGCACAGCCTCACCGGTACCCGGAAGTTCGAGACGGTGTTGAACCTCTCCCGTGAATTCGTCGAAGTTCATGGATCTTCCAATGAAACTACGGGACAAGGTCTGATAATGTCTGCCCCGTTGAGGTCACTCTGCCAAACGATGAAGGAAGTAGCCCTCAAAATCTCACCCCAAGATGTATGACCGTATTGTAATCGCTGTGGATGGGAGTGACGAAGCGAGACAAGCAGCACGACGTGGAATTCGACTCGCTCAGGGCTTCGGCGCGACTGTCGATGTTCTCTCCGTCGTTGAGCAGAAAGCACTCCAGCTCACAGAAACGTCTGCTGAGAAAGCACAGTTGCGGGAACGTGGGGAGGCAGCCCTCACGGAAATCGAGGAACTTGCGTCAGAGTTCAGCCACCCTGTTACCACGAACCTGCTAGAAGGAAAGCCCGCTGTCCGAATCAGCGAGTACGCTGACGAGCAGGACGCAGACCTGATCGTCGTCGGGCGACAGGGTCTGACCGGGCTCGGCCGGCGTCTCTTGGGTGGTGTTACTGAACGGGTCCTCCATCGAAGTGACGTCCCGGTGCTCGTCATCTCGGGCGAGGACAACGAAGGTGATGTGGAGGACGATTATTCAAGAGTCCTCATCACGACAGATGGCAGTGAAAACGCCGAAGTGGCGATTCCCCATGGAACAGCCATCGCGCAGCGCTACGGTTCAGAGGTTCACGTGTTGAATGTCGTGGATATTCAAGCTGCAGGCGGTGCGTTCAACGCGGGGGGTCTCGAAAAGGAGTTCCTTGAACGACTCGACGCCAGAGGACAAGAGGCCGTTGACAGCGTTGCGGATGAAATCAAGGAATCCGCTCCCGATCTGACTGTGGAGACTGCTGTCGAACGGACGACGTCATTCGATGGGGCGGCTGCTGGTGTTCGTGAATACGTCGAGGAAAACGAGGTCGATCTCGTTGTAATGGGTTCGCACGGTCGGTCGAATTTCAAGCGTCAAATTCTCGGCAGTGTCGCGTCCACCGTGCTTCGGACTGTTGATGTCCCAGTTCTCGTGGTAAAGCGAGCTGAGTGACTCAATCTCCGGCAGAGCTATTTTGGGTAATCGCAACAAATCATAGGGTATGTCCTCCCGTATTTTGGTGCCAGTCGATGGCTCGGGGGAATCACGTCTTGCGCTCACCCACGCTACCGCGCAGTTCCCCGAGGCGCACATCGTCCTTCTCCATGTAATCGAACCATTTGCCGACCACTCGAAAGCGGCGGGATACCAAGGACAGCGAACAAAACAGGTCTTCGAAGAAAGACAGCAGCTGTTAGACGAGATGATGGAACGAGGAGACGAGTACGCAGGGACGTTCTCGACGGAACTCGTCTACGGTCGGCCGGTTCACGTAATTCCGCGATACGTCGAGACACACGGGATCGATGAGATCGTCATCGGCTCACGTGGGCGCGACGGGACTGCCAGGCTCTTGTTAGGGAGCGTCGCAGAGACGGTTGTACGTCGTGTCCCGGTTCCGGTGACGGTCGTCCGGTCGAAGAACGGAGACGACGAAGAGGATGACCAGTCTCCCGAGCACGTGCTCGTTCCATTTGATCGATCCTTCTGTTCGCGCAATGCACTCGAATACGCCTTCGAGCAGTTCCCGGACGCAACGGTGACCGCGCTCTTCGTGAAGTCTCCGTTATTCGAAGCGTACGAGACCATCGAATCAGAAGACGACCTCGACGACATAATCGCTGAAGACGAAGAGGTCGAGGACGAGACTCACAACGTCTTTGAGATGGCACGGCGAATTGCTGGCCGGAATAGACGAACTGTTGAAACCGTAACTGCGGAGGGGGACCCGTCGCGGGGGATTCTCGGGTGGCTCGACGAGAACGACGTCGATCACGTAGTGATCGGGTGTCACGGACGAGACGGAGTCGCCAGATGGGTACTCGGAAGCGTCGCAGAGACCGTCGTTCGCCGTGCAGCCGTTCCCGTTACTGCGATAAAATAACCAATTGAGCTTCCAATATCGGTTGGCATACCGAGCTATAACCAACCGGAATCTGAAGAGAACTGTATAATGGATCTGTGGTCGTCGCGCACCGGCTTTATTCTCGCTGCGACCGGTGCAGCTGTCGGTATCGGGAATATCTGGCGCTTCCCGTCGGTCGTCGGTCGAAACGGCGGGGGTGCGTATCTGATTCCGTTCCTCATCGCCGTGTTCGTCTTCGCAGTGCCGCTCATTATTCTCGAAATCAACAGCGGCCGTCGCACACGCGCCGACATCGTCGCCACGTTCCGTGACGTTCGGCCAGGATTCAGGATCTTTGGGTGGTTCATCGTCGCTATCGTCATTCTGATTCTCAGCTACTATCTCGTCATCACGGGCTGGATTCTCGCGTTCCTGGTATCCGCGATAACCGGAGGAGACATTTCGTTGGGTAGCTTCACCGCGACGTACGCACCGGTACTTTCCTTTACTGTCTCGCTCGGTATCGTTGCAGCCGTACTTTCCCTCGGGGTGCGAGAGGGAATCGAACGATTGACGACTGTTCTCATGCCGCTCGTGTTCGTGATTCTCCTCGGTATGGCGGTCTTCTCGGTGACGCTATCGGGGTTTTCAGAGGGAGTGGCGTTCTTTTTGACACCCGATCTATCTGTGCTCACTGATCCACTCATCTGGAGCGCTGCATTCGGACAGGCCTTCTTCTCGCTATCCGCAGGAATGGGGATTCTCATCACGTATGGAAGTTACGTGGGCGAAGAGATGGACGTTCCCGAGGCCGCGGCTATCATTGCGGTGGCGGACGTGATTGTCGCCGTCTTGGCCGGCATCGTCATCTTCCCTATCGTCTTTACATTTGATCTCGAACCATCGCTCGGCACTGAACTCGCGTTCTCCACGCTTCCTGCAGCGTTCTCGCTTCTTCCCGGTGGCCGAATCGTTGCGGGAGCGTTCTTCGGTCTCCTCTTTGCGGCCGCGATCACGTCAGCTGTCTCAATGATGGAAGTCGGTGTCTCGACCGTTCGGGGTGAAACGCAATTCTCACGGCGACAAGCGACTATCCTTGTCTCCGTCCTCGTTTTCTTCCTCGGGATGCCCTCACTCCTGAGTTACACGCCGTTCCAACTCCAAGTATGGGGGACGCCCTTCCTCGACCTCCTGGACAACTCTGTTGGGACGCTCGGACTGCCAGTCACGGCGCTCGTCATTTCGATCACGTTCGGCTATTTTGCGAGACACGAGGAGGTCCGGGTACCGCGCATCGAGCGATTGACTACCACGTCTACGAAATACCTTCTTCCCCCGGTTCTCGTCGCAATTATCGCCTCACAGCTGTTCCTCGGGTTCGATTTCCCCGGCTGGCATACACTTCCTGGTAGTACGCTGGACCGAGCGCTCGTCTCCGCCGCTATCCTCGTCTGTATCGGTGTTCTGGCCTATCTCCTGCTTCGACTCCAGCGAGCGGCGGCAAAGTGACTACGACGCCTGTTCCAGAGATGGGGTGGTGAGAGTGTTAATGGATCGTCCACACTAAGTAGTCGCCATGGTCACAGAAACTCCGAGCGGGACGCTCCTGGTGCCTGTAGCGAATCCAGAAACAGTCGAGCGATTACTGGACACAGCTATCGATATCGCCTACGGCCAGTCGATGCGAATCGTCCTAGTACATGTTGTCGAGGTCCCGCCGCAGATTCCACTCTCCGCGGGTGACAGTCTTATCGACGACGATGGTGAAGAGGTACGACTCCTCAATGAGGCAGTCGAACAAGCAGCAGACGCTGACGTCGCAGTCGAATCACGGATGCGGTATGCGCGGGACATTGCAACCGGAATCGTAGGTGCAGTCGATGTGCACGACGCTGACGCTCTGCTCGTCGGATGGCGGGGACGACCTCGACGACGCGACATCATATTGGGGAGTTTCCTCGACCGAATTCTCGGTGAAGCACCATGTGACGCCTTCGTCAAACGCATACGCACACCATCGAGAGACATCAGCTCCATCTTAGTTCCAGTCGCAGGTGGCCCACACTGTAAGCTGGCCGTAGAACTCGCCGGTACAATTGCAGCACAGCACGACGCGCCCGTTCATCTTCTTCACGTTACTCACCCCGATGCAGATGACTTGACGCAGGAGGATACCTCAGCACTTCTCCAGAACTACAGTTCTTTACTCAGCGACATGGATGTCAAAGCCGAGTCAACAACACTCCGGAGTGACCACGTTGCGGGTACGATCACAGACGAAACTGCAGACCATGATCTCACTATCCTCGGCGCGACACGCGACCCATTTCTCAAGCGAAAGCTCGTGGGGTCGGTCGCCGAAGGCGTTGGGCGGGCAGCTGCCAGTTCGGTCATTTTGACGCGTAAAGCCCCGAAAGACGAAGACGCCTGATGATACACGGGGACGCTTAGAGCGATGCAACATCAAGCGACTCACTCGCCAGTACTATTGACCACCAAAACGGGAACTTGATCTGCCCGTAGAAGCGCCTCCGTTGTGCTTCCAAGCAGAATGGTCTTGAAGGCGGATCGACCTTTGGCACCCATAACTACGAGATCGATTTCTTGTTCCTCAATGTACCAGAGAAGTTCTTCGTGCGGAATCCCTTCTCGGACTGATGTGACAACGGAGACATCGGGCTCACCTTCTGCTTCGATTGTATCTAGTGCTTCTTCTCCATCTTCTCGAAGGTTTTGCCGGACGGTGTCGGGATCGACAATTGCGTTATCATACCCTGTTCTGGTTTCGATAACGTAGACTGCGTGTAGTTCGGCTCCGTACTGCCGAGCCAGGTCGAGAGCTTGGCGTGTCGCGCGCTGGGCATTATCACTACCATCTGTGGCGACGAGAATCCGATTGTACATCACATCCAGCTACGTGTCCAGGAGCAAAGAAACGGGGGCTAAAACAGGATGCTCAGGAGTGCTCCACCAGTCACAACCGTTCTCCCACCAGAACCTTCACTGATACGTACATTGTAGCCGTTCGCACTCTCTCGAACACTGGCTCAGCATACACATATGATGTCTCACAGTCGTCTCTCTAAGTTTGTCACCCGACAGCAAATCGGGTTAGTTTTGGGACCCTCACTTTTCGCCAGCGTTCTCCTGTTTTCACCGTTTGACATCCTCTCGGCCGCGAATGCAGCGCTCGCAAGCACTCTCTGGATTGCAGTCTGGTGGGTGACAGAAACCATTCCGATCCCAGTGACGAGCCTCCTTCCTATCGTACTCTTCCCCCTGACCGGCGTCGCTGATGCCCCGGCGGCTACGGCACCGTATGCCGACCCGGTGGTGTTTCTGCTACTCGGAGGATTTCTGCTCGCACTTGGAATTGAGCGGTGGGGTCTCCACAGGCGAATCGCACTCACTATCATGAGTCTCGTGGGAACGCGGTCTGACCGGATTCTGCTCGGGTTTATGCTGGCAACTGCCTTCCTCTCGATGTGGATCTCGAATTCCGCGACGGCAATGCTGATGGTACCAATTGGGACCGCAGTCGTCGTCTCGGTCGAGGCTGTTGACGAACAAGAGATGGCTGCGGGTAACGAGGACGATGATATCGTCGCAGGTGTTCGTACCGATCCAGACGAACGTCCTGCTAGCGCCTTTGGACTCGCACTGATGCTTGGGATTGCGTATAGCGCATCAATTGGTGGTGTAGCGACCCTGATCGGTAGTCCTCCGAATGCCGTCTTTGCGGGCGTGGCAGAATCCCGGCTGGACGTACAGGTCAACTTTCTCGACTGGCTCGTCTTCGCCGGGCCGCTTTCCGTCGTGTTTCTGTTCGTCACGTGGGTGCTGCTGGTGAAACTCCTTCAACCGGAGTTTCCACACGACCAAGGTGTTGAAGGCATAATTCGGACACAGCGGGAGAAACTCGGAGCGCTCACGCGTGGTGAGCGACGGGTGCTGGTAATCTTCGTACTCGTCGCAGCTGGATGGCTCCTCCGACCGTTTGTCCTGCAACCGCTGTTCCCGGCAGTAACAGACACTGTCGTTGCCATCGTCGGCGGGGTGCTCTTGTTTGTCGTTCCTGTTGACTACGAAAAGCGTGAGTTCCTTCTTGACTGGAGTGATGCGGCACGCGTACCATGGGGTGTCCTCCTTCTACTTGGAGCGGGATTTTCACTGGCGAACGGGTTTCAGGAAAGTGGACTAGATACGGTCATCGCCCAAGGCTTGGCCGGTATTGCGGGGGTTCCAGTAGTTGTGCTTGTCCTTGTGATCGCTACGGTCGTCGTGTTCCTGACGGAGGTCACGTCAAACACGGCGACGGCAACGGTCTTCATGCCGATCATGATCAGCCTCGGCCTGACCCTCGGTGTGTCGCCGCTCACGCTGATGGCGACCGCTTCGCTCGCGGCCTCGATGGCGTTCATGCTTCCGGTGGCGACACCCCCGAACGCAGTCGTCTTTGGCAGTGGCTACGTAACGATTCCCCAGATGTCGCGTATCGGCCTATGGTTGAACCTGCTCGGCATCGTCGCTATTATCGTGCTCACGTACCTGTGGCTGCCAATCGCCTTCGCATTCGCTGGGTAGAGGTGACGAGTCATTCAGGATTGACGTTCGGCTTCTCACCTCAAGCCCCGCTGAAGCGATCTCATTGAAAATTCAATCGGCAACAGATCATTGAGACTCTAAGGAATATAGAGTGTCAATTCAGACAGACATTCGAGAAATCGAGAATAATGGCATTGAGCCGGTCGAAACACGCCACGGTCTCCTCATGCGTCTACTAATCGAGGAGGTCAAGCAAGCGATCGGGCGGTGGCGGCTGGTTCGATTCACTCATCGGCGCGATGGATATGTAAGTGATTTTCACGACCGGCCGCTTCAATCCGGTGGTTCTGTGCTGGTCTGCGCGCCCTCTCCTGACAGGGGTATCGACGAACGATGTCGATGCAGACGAGACCGCGGCCACTTCCGTTCCACCGATACAATCGAGAAGTGATGTCGGAGACATTAGATCCGCTTTCGACCCGTGCCTGCCGGATGACCCACGCCTACAACACAGGAATCGAAATCACTGAGAAGCTGCGAGCTGGTGACTCCCTGCTATCGAGCGTTGTAGATAGCACAATCCAGACGGAACACCTCAACGATAACTATCCAGAGTGGCATCCTGCTCCACACTCCTTTCTCGGAATGGATCGGCTCCTCATCTACCGAGAGGCCACAGGTGAGAGCTATCGAGCGCTGGCTCGGTACCAAGAACTCGCCGAGCCACTCGGTTTGAAACACATCCCTGATGAATCCGTGTTGTCCCGAACGTGGCGTAAACGCTTCGACGACGGCGTTCGGGAGTTCGTCCAGGTTGCTGCGAACTTCGTTATCAAACAATCTCACGACCGCGAGTTTTCAGCTCCCGCTGTCCGGCCGAAAGCAGAGATCGTCGACGAAGTGGACCTCTCCACTGATGATGAGACGGCTGGGTGTGAATTCTCCGACAAGCAAATCTACCGGACAACTCGACTCGCTCGTGATCACGGCTTCGATGAGTTTGATTCCGATCGCGCTGCGAACGCGACCTACGAAGACACGCAGTTCTTCGAATTGCAGACGTTCATGGGAATGGTCAACTGCGGGACGCCGCAAGGAGCAGCTCGGTTCCGATATCGACACGGATCGGACAGCAGTCCACACGGCGATACCCATCTTAGAACGATCAAACAGTTTGCGCCAGGGGAGCTGATCAATGGATTCGATGCAGTGGCTGATCAGCTGCTCTCGGTAATCGAATCCGAAGCATCGTTCCGTCGACCGGTCACAGTTGCGATCGACATCACGACCGTCCCGTACTATGGCAATGTCGAGGGAATGGTGATGGTCAGCGGACTCAATCATGAAGAGCGAGCGTTCAAATTCGCTACCCTGTCGATTGTTGGGCTGAACATCCCACTCATTCTGGCCGTCGAACCTGTCCGAGAGAGTTCAGCGTGGGACGAGAACCCGCCGAACCAGATTCACAGTGTCGTCCGACGATTAGTGCGGCGAGCTAGGCAGCACGTTCCAATCGAGACAGTACTCTGCGACCGCGAGTTCGACTCGATGCGTGTCTTTCAGACGTTGTCCAATCTCGGTGTGAACTACCTCATCCCGAAGCGAATCACCAGTACGGAGAAGGATGTGATCGAGACGATGGAGAGTGATGGAGAAGACGTAGCCGTCGAATCGGCCTCTGTACACGTTGAGTCGGGAGAGCACTCAATGCAGTTTCTGTACGTCCCGTCGACAAAAGGCGAGGGAACGACTGTCTTCGCCACGAATCTCCGAGTCGGACCGGAGGAAGCCGAGTCGTTCTGTCGGCGGTACAGCCGCCGCTGGCAGATCGAAAACGAGTACAAATCCATCAAGAACGACTTTCTCGCGAAGACATCCTCGAAGGACTACCGCGTGCGCCTGTTCTACTTCGTGTTCGCGGTGCTGCTGTACAATATCTGGCGGCTGACCGACTTTCTGCTGAAAGCGGGTGTCGACAGCGAGATGGAGTACGCGCCGGTCCTAACCGCAGGTGAGTGTGTTGAGATTGTTGTCTCGGCGTTGATCCCGCCTGACTGACGGGCTGAACCCCACTGAGTCCGCAGCTCACCAGTAGCTACGCTGTTAGACATCGCTAGAATGCACGGGTTTTCCCACATCTATCTAACAGATTCGGATTTGAAGGTTCGCTATCGGCGGTTGATCGTAGGGAAATAATCCGAGACGACAGCAATTTGGCCCAGAAATATCTCATCCTCCGAAACTGTGAACTTCCCAGGCCCGACAGTAGTTGAGACTGGCGTTCTCAATGCGTACGAAATGATATTCGAAAGGTTGTTGGTTGAATTAACTATTCAATCTGAATGTAAATCTACTTTCAATTATTCAGCCGTCGATTAACTTTGCCTCCCGAGAACCAAACAATGGCCCTCGAAATTGCCATACCGACACCACAGCCGAGAGCAGTAAAGAGTGTACTACGTAGCGACTCACCAAGCAGAAGGGGTAGACGCTTGGATCTGGTATGTCAAAACTGTGGCGAGCACCACTGGGGGGATGCACCCACGTGGACCTTCCCTCGAAATGACCTCCGGTCTTGACTCAAGAGATCAAGGGTCATACAAATCTTCACAAGATTTTGTTCGGATAGTAATTAGCGATCCGGCTCTGCCAACGTCATGCAGGAGTCAGCTTTCGCAGATTCATACATTTCAGTAGCCCAAGTAAGTGCATTAGGATTAGAATTGATAAGAAA harbors:
- a CDS encoding universal stress protein, producing MYNRILVATDGSDNAQRATRQALDLARQYGAELHAVYVIETRTGYDNAIVDPDTVRQNLREDGEEALDTIEAEGEPDVSVVTSVREGIPHEELLWYIEEQEIDLVVMGAKGRSAFKTILLGSTTEALLRADQVPVLVVNSTGE
- a CDS encoding universal stress protein; amino-acid sequence: MYDQILFPTDGSEPAESVLDYALQIAYEHEATIHILNVADTSQGSLTRIREEVIDVLEQEGEQIVADAAKRATEQGVSVVSEVRQGDPSTSIVEYGDQSDIDLIVMPTHGRRGLERFLLGSVTERVINTAELPVVAVNPDRERPLTYPCQNVLVPTDGSRGAELALSEGIAVAKATGAALHLFHVVETGSLGPDARSILKEGELTERANEIMTTATETAEAASLETIKSEIEVGVPSKEIRNYMEANEIDLAILGTHGETDFSRYMMGGVSAKIVRTSPVPVMWVRESESGG
- a CDS encoding transposase, whose protein sequence is MSETLDPLSTRACRMTHAYNTGIEITEKLRAGDSLLSSVVDSTIQTEHLNDNYPEWHPAPHSFLGMDRLLIYREATGESYRALARYQELAEPLGLKHIPDESVLSRTWRKRFDDGVREFVQVAANFVIKQSHDREFSAPAVRPKAEIVDEVDLSTDDETAGCEFSDKQIYRTTRLARDHGFDEFDSDRAANATYEDTQFFELQTFMGMVNCGTPQGAARFRYRHGSDSSPHGDTHLRTIKQFAPGELINGFDAVADQLLSVIESEASFRRPVTVAIDITTVPYYGNVEGMVMVSGLNHEERAFKFATLSIVGLNIPLILAVEPVRESSAWDENPPNQIHSVVRRLVRRARQHVPIETVLCDREFDSMRVFQTLSNLGVNYLIPKRITSTEKDVIETMESDGEDVAVESASVHVESGEHSMQFLYVPSTKGEGTTVFATNLRVGPEEAESFCRRYSRRWQIENEYKSIKNDFLAKTSSKDYRVRLFYFVFAVLLYNIWRLTDFLLKAGVDSEMEYAPVLTAGECVEIVVSALIPPD
- a CDS encoding amphi-Trp domain-containing protein; the encoded protein is MGELETEAEKTRSEIASHLRELADQLDAGGDVTLELGGQQVRLNPTNPVTFKLEGESDWSEGDTEAKQSIEFELVWWREAQTPEEGTLDISTEGT
- a CDS encoding universal stress protein; the protein is MYDRIVIAVDGSDEARQAARRGIRLAQGFGATVDVLSVVEQKALQLTETSAEKAQLRERGEAALTEIEELASEFSHPVTTNLLEGKPAVRISEYADEQDADLIVVGRQGLTGLGRRLLGGVTERVLHRSDVPVLVISGEDNEGDVEDDYSRVLITTDGSENAEVAIPHGTAIAQRYGSEVHVLNVVDIQAAGGAFNAGGLEKEFLERLDARGQEAVDSVADEIKESAPDLTVETAVERTTSFDGAAAGVREYVEENEVDLVVMGSHGRSNFKRQILGSVASTVLRTVDVPVLVVKRAE
- a CDS encoding universal stress protein — translated: MVTETPSGTLLVPVANPETVERLLDTAIDIAYGQSMRIVLVHVVEVPPQIPLSAGDSLIDDDGEEVRLLNEAVEQAADADVAVESRMRYARDIATGIVGAVDVHDADALLVGWRGRPRRRDIILGSFLDRILGEAPCDAFVKRIRTPSRDISSILVPVAGGPHCKLAVELAGTIAAQHDAPVHLLHVTHPDADDLTQEDTSALLQNYSSLLSDMDVKAESTTLRSDHVAGTITDETADHDLTILGATRDPFLKRKLVGSVAEGVGRAAASSVILTRKAPKDEDA
- a CDS encoding sodium-dependent transporter, which codes for MDLWSSRTGFILAATGAAVGIGNIWRFPSVVGRNGGGAYLIPFLIAVFVFAVPLIILEINSGRRTRADIVATFRDVRPGFRIFGWFIVAIVILILSYYLVITGWILAFLVSAITGGDISLGSFTATYAPVLSFTVSLGIVAAVLSLGVREGIERLTTVLMPLVFVILLGMAVFSVTLSGFSEGVAFFLTPDLSVLTDPLIWSAAFGQAFFSLSAGMGILITYGSYVGEEMDVPEAAAIIAVADVIVAVLAGIVIFPIVFTFDLEPSLGTELAFSTLPAAFSLLPGGRIVAGAFFGLLFAAAITSAVSMMEVGVSTVRGETQFSRRQATILVSVLVFFLGMPSLLSYTPFQLQVWGTPFLDLLDNSVGTLGLPVTALVISITFGYFARHEEVRVPRIERLTTTSTKYLLPPVLVAIIASQLFLGFDFPGWHTLPGSTLDRALVSAAILVCIGVLAYLLLRLQRAAAK
- a CDS encoding universal stress protein → MSSRILVPVDGSGESRLALTHATAQFPEAHIVLLHVIEPFADHSKAAGYQGQRTKQVFEERQQLLDEMMERGDEYAGTFSTELVYGRPVHVIPRYVETHGIDEIVIGSRGRDGTARLLLGSVAETVVRRVPVPVTVVRSKNGDDEEDDQSPEHVLVPFDRSFCSRNALEYAFEQFPDATVTALFVKSPLFEAYETIESEDDLDDIIAEDEEVEDETHNVFEMARRIAGRNRRTVETVTAEGDPSRGILGWLDENDVDHVVIGCHGRDGVARWVLGSVAETVVRRAAVPVTAIK
- a CDS encoding SLC13 family permease, with the protein product MGPSLFASVLLFSPFDILSAANAALASTLWIAVWWVTETIPIPVTSLLPIVLFPLTGVADAPAATAPYADPVVFLLLGGFLLALGIERWGLHRRIALTIMSLVGTRSDRILLGFMLATAFLSMWISNSATAMLMVPIGTAVVVSVEAVDEQEMAAGNEDDDIVAGVRTDPDERPASAFGLALMLGIAYSASIGGVATLIGSPPNAVFAGVAESRLDVQVNFLDWLVFAGPLSVVFLFVTWVLLVKLLQPEFPHDQGVEGIIRTQREKLGALTRGERRVLVIFVLVAAGWLLRPFVLQPLFPAVTDTVVAIVGGVLLFVVPVDYEKREFLLDWSDAARVPWGVLLLLGAGFSLANGFQESGLDTVIAQGLAGIAGVPVVVLVLVIATVVVFLTEVTSNTATATVFMPIMISLGLTLGVSPLTLMATASLAASMAFMLPVATPPNAVVFGSGYVTIPQMSRIGLWLNLLGIVAIIVLTYLWLPIAFAFAG
- a CDS encoding DUF2267 domain-containing protein; translation: MNFDEFTGEVQHRLELPGTGEAVRAIRATLMTLGQRIPEGNAEDLAASLPMEIKWYLTGAVHEHGQRFDWKEFVTRVSEIEGADRPEAAYHAQVIVDLVSTLVPPSDLQQLRDQLPESEDDENWRKLFAVIDAGGWGDAQEAQTGGGPQPVDETDTEPSSE
- a CDS encoding universal stress protein, whose protein sequence is MYEDILLPFDGSDGAAEALYHAAEIAHWADATIHVLFVADTARDSVTVVESQVVDALVQEGEDIVKEAEKTLQTLGADYESDVVQGNPAPTIAEYAERYDHDLVVMPTHGREGISRYLLGSVTEKVVRLCSVPVLTVRMQPDEQLAFPYENILLPTDGSDGAAHAAEHGLALASALDTTVHVLSVVEEPSLGVDVRSTVSGRETEQAATDAVEDVVSEAETCGITNTVRHIEHGAPIEEILDTIDSNDIDAVVMGTTGKRGTDRILLGSVAEKTVRTAPVPVITVGNQE